From the Polaribacter huanghezhanensis genome, the window TACCCAAAATCTTTTTTACCTTCTAATACTTTGTTGATTACTACAGAACCTTCTCCTCCAGCATTTTCTACAATGGTTCTTAAAGGTGCTTCAATAGCACGAGCAACAATTTGAATTCCGGTTACTTCATCTAAATTATCAGCAGTTAATTTTTCTAGTACTTTTTTAGCACGAACTAAAGCAACTCCACCACCAGCAACAATGCCTTCTTCAACCGCAGCTCTTGTTGCGTGTAAAGCATCATCAACTCTGTCTTTCTTTTCTTTCATTTCTACTTCAGAAGCAGCGCCAACATATAAAACTGCAACTCCGCCAGCTAATTTAGCCAAACGTTCTTGTAGTTTTTCTTTGTCGTAATCAGAAGTTGTCGTTTCTATTTGTGCTTTAATTTGATTCACTCTCGCTTTAATATCTAATGCATTTCCAGAGCCATTTACAATCGTTGTATTGTCTTTGTCAATTGTGATACCTTCCGCTGTTCCAAGTAAATCCAACGTTGCGTTTTCTAAAGAAAAACCTCTTTCTTCAGAAATTACTGTTCCGCCAGTTAAAATAGCGATGTCTTCTAACATTGCTTTTCTTCTGTCTCCAAAACCAGGAGCTTTTACAGCAGCAATTTTTAATCCACCTCTTAATTTATTTACTACTAAAGTTGCTAATGCTTGTCCGTCTACATCTTCAGCGATAATTAATAAAGGTCTTCCAGATTGAGAAACGGGTTCTAAAATTGGAAGAATTTCTTGTAAGTTAGAAATCTTTTTATCAAATAATAATACATACGGATTTTCTAAATCTGCAATCATTTTATCTGCATCTGTAACAAAGTATGGAGATAAATATCCACGGTCAAATTGCATTCCTTCAACAACATCCACATAGGTTTCCATTCCTTTTGCTTCTTCAACAGTAATTACACCCTCTTTACCAACTTTACCAAAAGCTGTGGCAATTAAATCCCCAATAACATCGTCGTTATTTGCAGAAATAGAAGCAACTTGCTTTATCTTTTCTGATGAATTTCCAACTTTCTGAGATTGTTTGTCAAGATCTTTAACAATAGCTGTTACCGCTTTGTCAATTCCGCGTTTCAAATCCATTGGATT encodes:
- the groL gene encoding chaperonin GroEL (60 kDa chaperone family; promotes refolding of misfolded polypeptides especially under stressful conditions; forms two stacked rings of heptamers to form a barrel-shaped 14mer; ends can be capped by GroES; misfolded proteins enter the barrel where they are refolded when GroES binds), producing MAKDIKFDIEARDGLKRGVDALANAVKVTLGPKGRNVIISKAFGAPTVTKDGVTVAKEIELENELENMGAQMVKEVASRTNDIAGDGTTTATVLAQAIVKEGLKNVAAGANPMDLKRGIDKAVTAIVKDLDKQSQKVGNSSEKIKQVASISANNDDVIGDLIATAFGKVGKEGVITVEEAKGMETYVDVVEGMQFDRGYLSPYFVTDADKMIADLENPYVLLFDKKISNLQEILPILEPVSQSGRPLLIIAEDVDGQALATLVVNKLRGGLKIAAVKAPGFGDRRKAMLEDIAILTGGTVISEERGFSLENATLDLLGTAEGITIDKDNTTIVNGSGNALDIKARVNQIKAQIETTTSDYDKEKLQERLAKLAGGVAVLYVGAASEVEMKEKKDRVDDALHATRAAVEEGIVAGGGVALVRAKKVLEKLTADNLDEVTGIQIVARAIEAPLRTIVENAGGEGSVVINKVLEGKKDFGYDAKSDAYVDMLKAGIIDPKKVTRVALENAASVAGMILTTECALIDIKEDNPGGGMPPMGGGMPGMM